ACGTCAGTCTGTCAGGATCGAGAAGATCCTTCTCGCCTCAACTGGAAGAATTATCTGGTCGTTTCAAAGACTCGTCTTCAGAGTCCTCCATAGACTGTCGTTTGCCGCGCATATACATCCAGTATACCACTATGAGAGTGATCGGAAAGAATACGATAGCGAGGATAGCCAATGGAGGAAACATCACGAAGAGTGCCCATGTCGACCAAGAAACGAACTTGTCACGAGCCATATCTGACCAAAATGGTTCAGACGGTAAATACCAACGGTCATTGACACCGTTCATTATCCAGCAAGCAAGATTCGCTGTCCCGATACCTTGCAAGTAACTGGTACTGACTATATGCTCTGAGTCAGTCACGACTCTTTTGACGAGAATCAGAGGTGTTCGATCTATGAGGAGATGTAGTCGATCACCCGACTCGCCACGTCCTCGGTGCGGTCGTCAACGAGTGATGTCAGGTAGTGATCAACGTCCGCAGCACTGTTGAGAGTCGCAAGCGACCACGGGAGCATGTGACTTTGTTTTCCGAGTGCGTCACCCTCGTAGTCGTCGTCTCTGAGTGTGAGCGCCGCTTCGTGATAGGTCTTCGTGGAAATCAGGGCCGTGATGAGTTGCACGCCGTGATTCGGGAATCGAGGCGTTCCCAGCACGAGCATCGGGCGACCTTTCTCCGAGAGCGGGTCGGTCGCCCAAACGATGTCACCGCGCTCCAGTTCTTCGAACGCAGTCACTGTACCTCTTCCATCTCGTCGGTTCGGAGGTCTTCAAGACGCTCTTCACCGTACTGGTCGTCTGCCCTCTCGTGGTGTCGGTGGAGCCGGTAGGCCGACTGGAGTCGTTCTTCGTCGTCAGTGATCGCCCAGTACGGGCGCTTGTGCCGCACGAGATTGCGTTCCTTCAATCGTGAGAGGATCGCACTGACAGCGTCCGTCTCCAACCCGAGTCGTTCGGCAATCGTCGCCGCCTTCCACGCCCGGTCGTCATTCCCGTCGAGGAACAGTACGATTCGTTCGGTATCATTTCGTTCCTCGAATTTGTCGGCGTCAGCGTTTTCGAACTCGTCGATATCGATAGTACCGCTCGACATAGACTAGTGTTTGGACTGTTGGAACATAGTTGTTTGGCATGTTTGTTACTATCGATAATATTGTCGGCCCAGAAATGCGGGTGATAAGTTACACTCTGCTGGCATCGTGACGAGGTGCTCCTCGAGATCGTGCGTCTAGCACGTCGCCAGCTCACCTGGACTACAGTGCTCGCACAGCTGCAACGGGCCTTCGAGGTGGCCGAGTTCGACGCGAACCGCATGAGTCGGGCGGGACCGAAGATCACGCTGGAAACCGGTGTGGAACGCCAGCGACGCTGCGAGCGCGTCGACGACGAATGGCTCTCGACACCCATGCCTTTCCCTTCGATACGTTCAATTTCTCCGATGCGAAACAACGAACGGCGACTTGCTGCATACAGCCTCTCTATCTCGCACGCTGATCTCAGTCAGTCACGAGTCTGGTACGTTAGAAAGTATGAACACCACTGTGAATCCCTATAGCGTTTAGGAGGAATATTGATCGATCTACCTCATAAACCCAATATGTCTATTGAACGGTCTCGGCGGGCGACTGTTACATTCAACTCTGTCGATACTGTCGTGGGCTCAGAAACGGCTGGCTTTCTGTTGTGATCAGCTAGTGTTACTGAGCAGTGGAAATCGAACGACGCGAGAACGACTGGCTCGTGGCAATATCCTGGAGCGAGCGCGCCGATATCTACGCCGTCGACGAGCACCCCTCCGAGAGAGCGTTTGGTGCGGTCGCCGATTGGGCTGCCGTCGATGTACGAACTCGAGCAATTGAACCCGAGCATCAGCGATGCTACAGTCTACAAGCACATCCAAAAACTGATCGATGTTGGTATCATCGAAGAGGCGACACTTCCCAGTGGTGAACATCGGCAAGGATATCCCTGAAAGTTCTACACCATGAGTGATGCAGGATGGGAGTTCCTCGACGAACACAGCCTGCTGAAGTCTGGGGAGACGCTCCAACGCATTCGTCGGTCTCACTGTGTTAGGTATTCTCGTCTTCTTGGCCGCGAGACCAATCGCGTCGGTATTCACAACCGACCCGGCAGTCGCGGATGCAGGGGCGGCATTTCCCAGGTACTCTGTCCCAACCTTCGGGTTCATCGGCGTCATGCGCGCCTACACCGGAAGATTCCGCGGGGCTGGCAAGACATTCATCGCCGCTGTCATCTCAGTCGTGACGCTGGGCGTCGTTCGGTTGCCGGTCGCGTGGACCGGCGCGGACGCACTCGGGTCCGTCGATCTCTGGCTCTCGTTCGCTGTCTCGAACGTCGTGGGTGGCGTCATTGCGTATCTCTGGTTCAAGCGCGGCGCGTGGCGAGAAACGGACCTTGCCGACCGAAACGGGCACGTTGAATCGCCAGCGAGTGCGACAGACGACTAGAGATAACCACGTTCAGCGTGCGAGAAACGCGCGTGCTAAATTGCTGAGGGGTTTCTATAGATTGTGAAATCCAAATCACCCTGTCAGTAAGCACTTGACCGCTCACAGGGATAGTTATCGGTAAGTGTTCGACAGCCGCCAAAATCCACGACTTTAGTCGTGGGATACGGCGGCGTAAGTGGCCTTCCGAATGTAGATTCGGAAGGCTTAGGGGCGCGAGGCACCTCGTTAGAGGTGTCGAGCCGAATGGTAGCACCCTTCGGCGACGGCGGTCCACAAACTGGCAGTTGACTCGGTGTTTGCCACGGCGACGCGTTCCGCGTCGCCGAGACCAAACAAGTAAGCCCGTGGACAAACGGACCGACGCAAAACAACGCGCTACGCCTGAATCGCCGCTGAAACAGCGCGTCGATAGGGTTAACGGGGGCGTGGCACTCCCACCAGTTCGTCGGACTGAGAAACCGCCAAAGAACCAACGAACCCGCCTTTGTGGGGCGGTGGGAAGCCCACGACTTCAGTCGTGGGAGGATGTCACCAGTTCATGCTTACCCTGCTATCCTTGAGAATTCTCATAGAGTCAGTGCAGTGATGGAAATACAGTCACCATATCGTTATCTTTGACCATTCCGTTCGTCCGATATGGAACGTGTCCAACAATATAGATCGCAAAATAACACCAATCGTTTAACGGCTTTCAGTGACGGCGTCTTCGCGATTGCGATCACACTGCTAGTCTTGAATATTGAAGTACCGGCGATGGGGTCCAGTAACATTGCGAGTGTCGTGTTTGCCGAGTGGCCAGATATCCTGACATACATTATCAGCTTTCTCGTGATCGGAATCTATTGGATCAGTCATCACCGTATCTTTCAACAGATCGAACGTCAAGACGATCGATTACTTTGGTTCAATCTGTTGTTTTTGCTCTGTGTCGCGTTTATACCGTTTCCTACTTCACTACTTGGAGACGCTATCACCACTGTCACTGTTTCGTTATACGCAGCTACCCTAGTGGTAACTAGCATTATCTCTACCGGACTGTGGTGGTATGCCTCCGAGGTGGCTAGCCTAGTGTGTGACAATATTACTCCGGTGCAGGCACGTAATCATACTGTTCATATGCTCGCACCAGCAGTTGTATTCGCGTTCTCGATCCTGATTGCGTGGGTCACTCCGGAAGGAGCGATGTACTTCTGGATAATACTTGCTATCGTTGATCCAATAATAGATCGGTATTTAGGAACCCAAGACCAAATGTGACATAAATAACTAAAACCGATGTCAAATTCTCGATGACCCGCACTATCTAGTTGGGGTAGCTTGAGGAGTGGGCAGGTCGTGGCGAGAACTGATCAGAACGTCGCCTGTCGGTGATTTCGACGTCGATAGCTTTGTTGTAGCGCTAGCTGACAGCGTTTTCAGCCGTCTTCGCCGGCGTTTCCGTGAAACTTCCCGTATTCTGGGAGAGGAAGCTGATCAGCACGTACAGAAACCGCATCGCCGGATTCTGTGTCGTCGTCATCGCAATACTTCGTTCGGATAAACGATAGGTTAATTCGATCCTGAAGCGTCGGCTGTAGTACTTCCAAGTCTGGCGAGGTGTCGCGATGAGCGGTGCGTCGACGGCGTAGCCGTGACATGCTGCACCTTCCTCGTCATATTTTCCTTGCTGGTACGTACAGTCGATGTAAACCAGGAGATCGACGGTCCAGGTGTGATCGTCGATCTCACCTTGAAGGTCGTGGTCGATCACGCGGCTCCAGCCTTCACTCAGTTCGGCCTGGGTCGCTTTAACTCCACTTCACGATCGGCATGACGAAAGCGTAGTTGTGGGCGACGAGCAGCGTCAGACAGTACGTATCGTAGAACTCGCGGTCAAGATAGACGACCTTGGTTTCGAGAGCAAGGCCGTCGAGCACGCCGAGCAGTTCCGCGAGGATCGAACTGGCGGTGTCGCCATCGGTGAGACTGCGCACCGCCAGCGTGTAGCGTTTGTTGCGTACGCGGGCGTAGAGTGTGCCGTATCCGTGGAACGTGGTTGTGCCAGCTTTGGCAAGTAACTCGTAGAGTTCTTCCTTGGAGTCGTACTCCTCGCCGTAGTACGGTCGTAGGTGGAGGTCGTCTCGACCTCCACCGGCCGATCCAGGAGGAGTTAAAAAATGTCTTGCTGGATGAGTGTCTTGCTGACTCGTTCGAGCTTTTCGAGCTCAAACTTCGTCCGGAGGTGGTGGAGGATCGTATTGCCGTAGAGTGAGTCCTCTGAAATCTCGCAGAGGTAACTGACTGAGTCCTCGTCGACTGTTGCGCCGACGAAGACGTCCCAGATGTCTTCGGAGTCGGTATCGGCGTTTTCGCCGAGGCCGATATCGATCTCCTCGCCGAGAGTGTTAACGTGAAAGCTAAGGACTTGGCCCTCTGTGAGTTCACTGGCTGCTTGGTTGGCCTCCATCAATCTGCCAAGCAGTCCCTTCACCTAACCAGCTTTGTGAGGTACTGAGAATACATTGGTCAGAGGATTATCAGTCATCGCCAGCCGATCTCTCAACCCCTATAAGCGCGTCTCTCGGCATTTTTCATCCACCCCAACCTTCTGTCCATACTCGCTATTTTCGATGCATTCGTAGTATGATCGCCCTGTTCCATTACTGAACTCGCTGAGTGAGAACGAACAACAGCAGCGCCAATAATAGTGATCCGAGAAGCGACTCGATACCGGCAATTGCCCGCGCAACTGCCCCAATCGGTTGTATGTCGCCGTAGCTGAGAGTGGCAAATGTGACAACACTGAAGTAGAAGCCTTGGTAGAACACGCTCATCAGTTGGCCTGGTGTAGCCGCGAGAATATCTATGATCGGCTGTTCGAATGCATAGGTCCCCGAAGCTGTGCGCAATCCACCAGTCAGCGGATATAAAAATCCAGAACAACCCATTACCACAGCCGAACTCGTGACTACCCGTGTAGGGCTGGTCCCGTAGCGCATCACCCAGCGTGAGCCTTCGAGTTTGAGCGCACGGAGGTACTCACCACGCGCCCACGCGGCCCGCCGTCGAGCGTTCTTCTCGCCCAGATAACACGCTCGTGCACGGCCTGGCAGCGCGTCCTGTTTGAACAGACGGCGTAGCTCTCGGTAGGTCCAACTCGCCGCTTCAAGGGTTGCGGCCCGTGTCTCACGGTCGTCGGCATCGTTGACGAGATCTTCATAGACCACCTGATCGCCAAAGTTACTGGCACGGTTGAGACGGACGTCAGTAAACCCGGTACGGTAGAGCTTCGCCCTGTTGAGATTCGCATCGCGGAGATCGGCGTTCTCGAACGTCGCACCCTCCACATCAGCCCTGTCGAAGCGTGTCCGCCGGGCATCGACTCGGTCAAACGTTGCCCGGCGAAGATCCGTGCCGGAAAGATCCGCTCCACGGAGGGTTGCGCCGGTAAAATCTGCACCGACGAGGCTCCGCTCACGCAGCCACGAGGTATCTGCCAGATCGGCTCCACGAAAATCAGCGCCGTCAAGACGGTCACCGGGTTCCGGATGATCATCGAACGCTTCGACAGTTTTCGGGGTATTATCGTGCCAGAAACAGTCTTCACCACTCTCGTTGACTGGGCGCCAACAGCATGCCTTCCCCCGGTCAGCGAGCGGTTCCACGTCCTCGACATAGCCACATCGTGTCTCGGACATCATTTGGAACAGAGCGGAGAGCCATTATAGGTCTTTTAGCCGGAGAATAACTGTGAAATACAGTAATCAATATAGTGCCGCCTGAAGTGAGAGCACAACAACTGATCTTTGTATTCGTTGATCGCCCGACTGCGCTGCGAACAGTCCCCATCTGCGTGCATCACTCGGACTAATTTGCGGACGGATTCTCTACGATCGCCAGAATGCACGCGCAAAGATCACGAGCACGGGCACGATCTTACGAGGGTGACAAACCGTCCGTGTTCACGCTCGTTGACCGCGGCAGTGGGAAACGGTACGTGGTCCCCGCGAAATCGGCGAACGAGTCGACGGTTCGGCTCCTTCTCGCGACCCGCGAGAAGGAGCCACTCACGGTCTACACGGACGGATTCCGAGCGTATGACCCGCTGGATGACGACGAGCGGTTTCACCGCGAATCGGTCATCCATGCGGACAACGAGTATGTCGATGGTGAAGCTCACGTAAACACCTGCGAGAGCCACGGGTCGCTGGTGCGACCGTGGCTCTCGCTCCGTCGAGGCGTTTCGAAGGACAAGCTCACGCACTATCTGAGAGCGTTTCAGCTACGACGCAGAATCTACCGCAAACCTGGTTTAGAAGCGTTGAGGCACATTCTTCGAAAAGTGCTTTGACTCACCAACAATGTGCTTCACAAGAGCGTTGCTGGATACTTGAGAAGAACTCCGAAAATCAGTGCTAATCCCTAGAGCGAAACGATACCAGTATATTCCTAATAATGTGAGACACTCGCGAGAGACGAATACTCTCCGCCGTTTAATCGCACTCGAAACAAAAAGACAGAGATGAAACTGCGTGACACGAGACGATGTCATCGAACAGGGCCAAGAGTATTGTTGGAACCGATTATAGTTTGAATCCACTTAGAAGTATGAAATGATGAATCAATTAGCCGAGTTCAAGAGTTATCGTATTTCTCACTGAGAGACTCCTCCTCTGTTTCGTCGACTTCGTCGGTCTTGTAATCACCACCTTTTATATTGATCTCGTCTTCTTCTGCTTCGCTTTCGATGTCTTCGGGCGCATGGCCGCTCATGTCGACAATGTCCCGCTCTTCGTCTGGCTCTGTTGTCTCGTCCATTTCTTCATTATCCGTCGTGTTATCAGCAAGAGCATCTTCGACGGTAGCAACTCGTTCATCGGCATCTCGATCACGATTTCGTTCGTGATCGATCTCCAGTTTCGTATTCACTCTGTCTGCTTCGATAGCTTGGTGGGCAGCCTGCACAGCAGCGAAAAGCTCGCTAATATCACTTGCTTCAATGGTCGTCCCTAACGGGTTGATTTTGTACTCTACATCGTAGTTGTCGAGCGTTCTGATGGCTGTGGCGATCTCTTCAGTTGAACCCTCGTCTCGGACAGGCATGGTACTGAGCGTTGCAACGATTGACATGGGTGGGAGATAACGGGTGCAGCAGTCTTAGTCGTTGACTTTGCACTCGTAAGCGCTCTCAATGTGCGCCGAGCTATTACGCAACAGACTCCGGAAGAAAATTCTAATAGAAAGCTGTTGTCGGAATCATGCAAGCCAAACTACTATCAGAAAACGTCGCTTAGAAGTGGTATGCGCACGGACTTCACTCAAGAGGATGAGGGAAAACCAGTTCATGATGAGGTGTACGAACACATTGGAAAGATTGTAAAAGTGGAAGATGGCACTGGATACGTAGATTTAGATCCCAGCGTTGGCGGAGAAGTCAAATCTGCGCTCGGCTTCAGTAACCCCAGAGAGGATGTGTATCCTATTCATGATGAAATGGTGCAGTCAACAGCCGGAGAAGTAGTCCGCCTGCGTGGCGACCTCTAATGTGTTATCCTAATAGAAAACAGTCAGGCTCTCAACTTAGTCCACAGCTTCGACCAGGAATTGATTGTCAAACATTTCTCTTAGAGGACATGTAGAGAGAGAGAACACTATCTATACTGGCCTCGGAGCCGACGGAACCTTCAGATGTCGGTCTGAAGCGTGCTGTTACGTTAGATTCTGGAGTTGCTTCTGGTTTCCCGGTAGACTGAAATTGAACGTGGATGGTTACGTTCCGGTTGGTCGCGTCCGCGATTCGGTCGGTTAGTCGATCCGGTAACTCAGGATAGAATCCGTTCGGTGGCTGTGTAACAGCCACGGTGACGTTTGGCGATCCGTGGAGCCAGAGCGGCCCACCGTACTGGTAGCGAAGCGAGACGAGACTGAGATTCGTATATGCTGGTTCATTGAGCGTGTCTGCGGTCTCCTGAGCGACAGTGCGTTG
This genomic interval from Halococcus sediminicola contains the following:
- a CDS encoding type II toxin-antitoxin system PemK/MazF family toxin; this encodes MTAFEELERGDIVWATDPLSEKGRPMLVLGTPRFPNHGVQLITALISTKTYHEAALTLRDDDYEGDALGKQSHMLPWSLATLNSAADVDHYLTSLVDDRTEDVASRVIDYISS
- a CDS encoding MarR family transcriptional regulator, with amino-acid sequence MSSGTIDIDEFENADADKFEERNDTERIVLFLDGNDDRAWKAATIAERLGLETDAVSAILSRLKERNLVRHKRPYWAITDDEERLQSAYRLHRHHERADDQYGEERLEDLRTDEMEEVQ
- a CDS encoding MATE family efflux transporter; protein product: MLGILVFLAARPIASVFTTDPAVADAGAAFPRYSVPTFGFIGVMRAYTGRFRGAGKTFIAAVISVVTLGVVRLPVAWTGADALGSVDLWLSFAVSNVVGGVIAYLWFKRGAWRETDLADRNGHVESPASATDD
- a CDS encoding TMEM175 family protein, with translation MERVQQYRSQNNTNRLTAFSDGVFAIAITLLVLNIEVPAMGSSNIASVVFAEWPDILTYIISFLVIGIYWISHHRIFQQIERQDDRLLWFNLLFLLCVAFIPFPTSLLGDAITTVTVSLYAATLVVTSIISTGLWWYASEVASLVCDNITPVQARNHTVHMLAPAVVFAFSILIAWVTPEGAMYFWIILAIVDPIIDRYLGTQDQM
- a CDS encoding pentapeptide repeat-containing protein, which produces MSETRCGYVEDVEPLADRGKACCWRPVNESGEDCFWHDNTPKTVEAFDDHPEPGDRLDGADFRGADLADTSWLRERSLVGADFTGATLRGADLSGTDLRRATFDRVDARRTRFDRADVEGATFENADLRDANLNRAKLYRTGFTDVRLNRASNFGDQVVYEDLVNDADDRETRAATLEAASWTYRELRRLFKQDALPGRARACYLGEKNARRRAAWARGEYLRALKLEGSRWVMRYGTSPTRVVTSSAVVMGCSGFLYPLTGGLRTASGTYAFEQPIIDILAATPGQLMSVFYQGFYFSVVTFATLSYGDIQPIGAVARAIAGIESLLGSLLLALLLFVLTQRVQ
- a CDS encoding thiamine-binding protein — its product is MSIVATLSTMPVRDEGSTEEIATAIRTLDNYDVEYKINPLGTTIEASDISELFAAVQAAHQAIEADRVNTKLEIDHERNRDRDADERVATVEDALADNTTDNEEMDETTEPDEERDIVDMSGHAPEDIESEAEEDEINIKGGDYKTDEVDETEEESLSEKYDNS